From a region of the Armatimonas rosea genome:
- a CDS encoding methyltransferase domain-containing protein, protein MSQVNQYQSLPAIYDALMAGVPYSVWLSRMERAVRERDRSPKSVLDVACGTGAITELLYRRGYRPLAGFDIAPEMIQIAQTKASSKRYEIPYHVADLAELDLGGQQFDWLVSVFDSLNYVTEPTRLREGLQRLFAHTAPGGVFTFDMNAAYALRHGLFTQHEKNGPIEHDWKSHWDEETKLCRVEMDFWVTDPHTNTRRYFHETHQQRGYTLAEMRLWLTEAGWTQIEVFGNYGDKAPNSRSDRWLFVCEKSRLESL, encoded by the coding sequence GTGTCTCAGGTAAATCAGTACCAGTCTCTCCCCGCGATCTACGATGCGCTCATGGCCGGGGTCCCCTACAGCGTCTGGCTCTCTCGGATGGAGCGTGCGGTGCGCGAGCGGGATCGAAGCCCAAAGTCTGTGCTCGATGTCGCGTGTGGCACGGGGGCGATCACCGAGCTCCTCTACCGGCGCGGGTACCGGCCGCTCGCCGGCTTTGATATTGCCCCGGAGATGATCCAGATCGCCCAGACCAAGGCCAGCTCCAAGCGCTACGAGATCCCCTACCATGTCGCCGACCTCGCCGAGCTGGACTTGGGCGGGCAGCAGTTCGACTGGCTGGTGAGTGTCTTCGACTCCCTCAACTATGTCACGGAGCCCACGCGCCTGCGCGAGGGGCTCCAGCGCCTCTTTGCCCACACCGCTCCGGGGGGAGTCTTCACCTTCGATATGAACGCCGCCTACGCCCTGCGCCATGGGCTCTTCACCCAGCACGAGAAGAACGGCCCGATCGAGCACGACTGGAAGTCGCACTGGGACGAAGAGACAAAGCTCTGTCGGGTGGAGATGGACTTCTGGGTGACCGATCCGCACACCAACACCCGCCGCTACTTCCACGAGACCCACCAGCAGCGGGGCTACACCCTGGCGGAGATGCGGCTCTGGCTCACGGAGGCGGGCTGGACACAGATCGAGGTCTTTGGCAACTACGGCGATAAAGCCCCCAACTCCCGCTCCGACCGCTGGCTCTTCGTTTGCGAGAAATCAAGATTGGAATCGTTATAG
- a CDS encoding Uma2 family endonuclease, producing MAGQKVPLLQPDEYLAWEKTQKEKHEYISGEILAMAGASYPHNVLVAEAVRLLGNALAASACVTLSSDQRVRIREAGPFFYPDVSVACEPFLDDESCLRNPVVIIEVLSDSTDHYDRGEKWSHYRQLPSLRHYVLLSQKETLAEHYSRASGEQAIWQFVELRGPEALLDLVALDTQLPLGALYRRLE from the coding sequence ATGGCTGGACAGAAAGTCCCCCTCCTCCAACCCGACGAGTACCTTGCCTGGGAGAAGACCCAGAAAGAAAAACACGAGTACATCTCAGGCGAGATACTGGCAATGGCCGGTGCCAGCTACCCTCACAATGTCTTGGTCGCCGAAGCGGTTCGCCTGCTAGGAAACGCTCTGGCAGCGAGCGCGTGTGTCACCCTATCCTCGGATCAGAGAGTGCGGATTCGAGAGGCGGGGCCGTTCTTCTACCCCGATGTGAGCGTCGCCTGTGAGCCCTTTCTGGACGACGAGAGCTGTCTGCGAAATCCGGTGGTGATTATCGAGGTGCTCTCAGACTCGACCGACCACTACGACCGGGGAGAGAAGTGGAGCCACTACCGCCAGCTTCCTTCCCTGCGGCACTACGTCCTGCTATCCCAGAAAGAGACGCTGGCGGAGCACTACAGCCGCGCATCTGGGGAGCAAGCGATCTGGCAGTTTGTCGAGCTCCGTGGCCCGGAGGCGCTCCTTGACTTGGTCGCCCTGGACACACAGCTCCCCCTCGGTGCGCTCTACCGCCGCCTGGAGTAG
- a CDS encoding tetratricopeptide repeat protein — protein MIEFADEHMVKGRATEALAAYQEAWSHMAGQLDVIQQVWLLLSIANSAIRAGDFEEAFDALSALLEDYSTSGVVIGNPLFHLLVGLCCHGLQEDPDAEVDNFARALICGGQEMFVQEDPKHLHKIKTVLEPPAETGTWDGYNGCSRDLLNGATGYLRKMLTEKIGTPPPYQ, from the coding sequence ATGATTGAATTCGCAGATGAACATATGGTTAAGGGGCGTGCAACTGAGGCGCTCGCAGCTTATCAAGAAGCTTGGTCGCACATGGCTGGCCAACTTGACGTTATACAACAAGTGTGGTTATTGCTTTCGATCGCAAATTCGGCCATTCGTGCAGGAGACTTTGAAGAAGCGTTCGATGCGCTATCTGCTCTTCTGGAAGATTACTCCACATCAGGTGTCGTTATTGGCAACCCGCTTTTTCACTTACTGGTTGGCCTATGCTGTCACGGGCTCCAGGAGGATCCCGATGCTGAAGTTGACAATTTTGCTCGCGCACTGATATGTGGTGGGCAGGAGATGTTTGTACAAGAAGACCCCAAGCATCTACATAAAATTAAGACAGTTTTAGAACCACCTGCTGAAACGGGGACATGGGATGGGTACAATGGCTGCTCTCGTGACTTGTTGAATGGCGCGACGGGCTATCTTCGAAAGATGCTCACGGAGAAAATTGGTACGCCTCCCCCTTATCAATGA
- a CDS encoding ATP-binding protein, whose product MAEIVKRQTTVRVKTRRPVGMVATHPLQPSPAVAELERRERQLAALYELWRSAAHTDLERLLKNVTERAVAALDAHTGSVFLRERGTDLLHMVSSVGLPNDVSDSVTLLVGERIAGRVAETRQPILVNRDPHTHPLLAEGDIAKRPEVESALCAPLLGVTNEALGVLCVSRHAPATQYTESDLRVFSLFAAQAGAVIAQRQTIDDLTQAAKDQAKLEREMERSRALAAMGQFAATIAHELRNPLGSIKGAAQFLLQDSKDETVRDFLNIVVEEVNGLGKLTTDLLEFARPTPPALYEHNLVDIVRSEVSFLREELARLGCSQVQEFYKIDEAPVQVDAAQLGRALRNLLINAAQAMASVGNTRIDSRITLTLEAREASWLLRVEDNGPGLPSDVIEHLWEPFFTTKARGTGLGLAQVRKTIEAQGGTVRAENHAAGGACFEICLPHAQKTEDQ is encoded by the coding sequence ATGGCCGAGATAGTAAAAAGACAGACAACTGTACGCGTCAAGACCCGCCGTCCCGTGGGGATGGTCGCGACCCACCCGCTCCAGCCCTCCCCCGCTGTGGCGGAGCTGGAGCGACGGGAGCGGCAGCTGGCGGCCCTCTACGAGCTCTGGCGCTCCGCCGCCCACACCGACCTGGAGCGGCTCCTGAAAAATGTCACCGAGCGGGCTGTGGCGGCACTGGATGCCCACACCGGCTCGGTCTTCCTGCGCGAGCGGGGGACCGATCTGCTGCACATGGTCTCCTCGGTCGGGCTGCCCAACGATGTCTCGGACTCTGTCACCCTTCTGGTAGGGGAGCGGATCGCCGGGCGGGTCGCGGAGACACGCCAGCCGATCTTGGTCAACCGCGATCCCCACACCCACCCCCTCCTCGCCGAGGGCGATATCGCCAAGCGCCCCGAGGTGGAGAGCGCGCTCTGTGCGCCGCTGCTGGGAGTCACCAACGAGGCGCTTGGGGTCCTATGTGTCTCCCGCCACGCCCCCGCCACCCAGTACACCGAGAGCGACCTGCGGGTCTTCTCCCTCTTTGCCGCCCAAGCCGGGGCCGTGATCGCCCAGCGCCAGACAATCGACGATCTCACGCAGGCGGCGAAAGACCAGGCCAAGCTGGAGCGCGAGATGGAGCGCTCACGGGCACTGGCCGCGATGGGGCAGTTCGCTGCGACCATCGCCCATGAGCTGCGCAACCCGCTCGGCTCGATCAAGGGCGCGGCACAGTTTCTCCTCCAAGACAGCAAAGATGAAACCGTTCGTGATTTTCTGAACATCGTTGTGGAAGAAGTCAATGGGCTCGGCAAGCTCACCACGGATCTGCTGGAGTTTGCGCGGCCAACCCCGCCTGCACTCTACGAGCACAACCTCGTCGATATTGTCCGGAGCGAGGTGAGCTTCCTGCGCGAGGAGCTGGCACGCCTTGGCTGCTCCCAGGTGCAGGAGTTTTATAAAATCGACGAAGCCCCGGTGCAGGTGGATGCCGCGCAGCTCGGGCGGGCGCTCCGTAACCTGCTGATCAACGCCGCCCAGGCGATGGCCAGTGTCGGAAACACACGCATCGATAGCCGCATCACCCTCACCCTAGAGGCGAGAGAGGCGAGCTGGTTGCTCCGTGTCGAGGACAATGGCCCCGGCCTGCCCAGCGATGTGATCGAGCACCTCTGGGAGCCGTTTTTCACGACCAAGGCCCGTGGGACGGGCCTAGGGCTGGCGCAGGTACGCAAGACGATCGAGGCACAAGGGGGGACAGTTCGTGCGGAGAACCATGCAGCGGGTGGCGCGTGCTTTGAGATCTGTCTTCCCCATGCCCAAAAAACTGAGGATCAATAG